The nucleotide window CGCCCCGGTGGGGCCAGGCCTGCTCGGCCACGGCCTGGCAGCACCTTTGCGCCAGGGCGGCCGCCTGCGGTGCGCCCGTGTCGCTGAGCAGCAGGGCGAATTCCTCGCCGCCGTAGCGACAGACCAAGTCCGTCTCCCGCCTGGCCACCTGGCCCAGCACCGTGGCGGCCATCTTCAGGCATTCGTCTCCCTGCAGATGGCCGTAGCGGTCGTTGTACTCCTTGAAATGGTCCAGGTCGACCAGGATCAGCGACAGCGGCTCGCGGCTGCGCCTGGCCCTGGCCCAGGCCTTGTCCAGGGCCAGATCGAAGCTCCGCCTGTTGGCGATGCCGGTGAGGCCGTCCAGGTAGGAGAGCCGCTCCAGCTCCTGGCGCAGCCGCGCCAGCTCGTCCTCGGTCTTCCTGCGTTCGGTGACGTCACGAATGACGGCGGAAAAGCCGATCACCCCATCCGGATCCCCTTCGATGACCGACAGGGTCAGGTCCATGAACAGACGCTGGCCGTCGGCGCGCAGGCATTCGATGGTCTGGGAACGGTAGCTGAGGCCATTGGCCATCAGCTCGGTCATCAACCGCACCAGCTTTTCCGCCCAATGGCCGTCGCTGATGTCGCTGATGCGCCGGCCCACGGCCTGGTCGCTGGCAATGTCGAACATGGCCTCGGCCGCCCTGTTCCAGCGCACGATCAGGCCGTCTCTGGTGGTGGCGATGATGGCATCGTGGGCATGGTCGAGGATGTTCTCCAGGAACTGGACCGACACCATGTAACGGTGCAGGAGGCGCACGTCCGTGCTGGCGGACATGGCCAGGCGATGGTTGATGCCGCTGAGGGTGGTACGGTGCTGCCGCCCCTTTCTGACCGACCTGATGTAGCCCCTGAGGCCGTCCAGGCCGTTTCCCAGCTCGAACACCCGCCAGCGACCGCCCAGGCCGTTGACGGGGGAGTTCAGCTGCTCGACCAGCGCCTCGGCCCGGTCGTCCACCAGGAAGGCAAAGTGCCATTCACCAGCCAGTTTGTCCGCCAGCCGTCTGGCCAGGGGCAGGGGCGAGCAGAGTCCTGGCCCCAGCAGGATCAGGACCGGCTGGTCGCCGCCGCGTTCGAGCACCAGGCGCACATCCTGCCACTGGCCGCTGCAACTGCTCAGCTGCAGATCCAGCGCCGCTATCTGGCTCTGCAGCTGCGCCCTGGTCCTGGCCAGGCTTTGGGGGGCATCGACCAGCAGCACATGGGGCGACATGGCAGGCTCCGGCCCTACAGCAGTGGCTGGCCAAGGAGCAGGCGGCCGGCCCAGGTCTTGAGGATGTCGGTGGTGGGGGCCATCACATGGCTGGCCCTGGCATCACGGAGGATCCGCGCCAACTCACTGTTGTCGCGATAAGCGGCGCCGCCACAGCAGGTCATGGCCTCGTTGGCGACCCTGACCACGGTGTCGGCGGCATCGGCCTTGGCCAGCATGATCTCGGCGGTGGCGCCGGGATCGCCGATATCACCCAGGTAGGCGGCCCGGTACAGCAGGCCCCTGGCCTTGGTCACCGCCAGGCTCATCTCGGCGACCCTGTGCTGCAGCACCGACACATCCGCCAGGCTTTCCCCGGAATGCTGGTAGTGGCGGTTCTGCAGGTGGCAGAGGGTGAGATCCAGGGCCGACTGGGCCAGGCCCACATAGCTGCCGGCCATGGCAATCAGGAAATAGGGCGCCACCACCTCGAACACGTACCAGATCTGGTCCCCTTCCCGGCCCAGCAGGTTCGCCGACGGTACCCGGATATCCTCCATGGCCATGGCCCTGGAGGAGTTGCCCCTCATGCCGAAGCCCCGCCAGGGATCGCGCCAGCGGATGCCCTGGGTGTCGGCATCGACCACCAGGCAACTGAAATCCCCCGGCTCCGCCTCCGCCATGCTGGCCTGGGTGGAGATCACATAGGAATCGGCATGGCCGCCATTGGTGACGAACTGCTTGGTGCCGCTCACCCTGAACCTGTCGCCGTCGCGGGCCAGCCCGGTCCGGGGCAGGTAGAAATGGGCGCCCGTGCCCGACTCCGACAAGGCCAGGGTGGTGATATGGCGGTTCTCGGCGATGGGCCTGAGGTAGTGTTCTTCATGGTGGGGGGTGGCCTTGGCGGCAATGACGGCACTGCCCACGCAGTGCATGGCATAGCACAGGGCGGTGGAGGCGCAGCCCCTGGCCAGGGTTTCCCCCAGCACAGCCAGGGCCAGCAGGCCCTGTTCGTGACCGCCCAGGCGCTTGGGTACGTGCAGCCCCATGAGATCCGCGTCCGCCAGCACCTGCATGGACCGTGCCGGCCAGCTCGCCTCCCGGTCGACATGGGCACTCTGTGGCCCTATCACCGCCTGGGTCACTTCGGCCGCCGTGGCACGCAGCCTGAGTATCGAGGGGGAAAGCAGATCGTTCATGCTTGACTCTCATGATTCCTTGTCAAAGCCCCGGCCATCCCTGGTTGCATCTTTCCGCCCTTGCTGGTCGGGGCCTTCCCTGCCCCCTACACCAATGTAAGCACAAAGAAACACTTTTGGCAGGCGCTCGGGCCCTCTTGCCGGCGCGCCAAGGCAGGCGTTCAATGCCCAAGGTCAGGAGCGCCCCTGCAGCTGCGCCAGCACCTCCTGGGGGGCCGGGGCATAGTGCTTGAATTCCATGGTGAAGGTGGCGCGCCCCTGGGTCAGGGAGCGCAGCGCCGTGGAATAGCCGAACATCTCCGCCAGCGGCACCAGGGCGTGCAGCTGCTTGCTGCCGCCGGGGATGTCGTCCATGCCCTGCATGGCGCCGCGCCGGGCGGTGAGATCGCCCATGACGTTGCCCATGAACTCCTCCGGGGTTTCCACCTCCACCGTCATCATGGGCTCCAGCAGCTGCGGCCCGGCCTGCTTCATGGCCTCCTTGAAGGCCATGGCGGCGGCGCTGCGAAAGGCGTTCTCGTTGGAGTCCACGTCATGGGAGGAGCCGTCGGTCAGGGCCACTTGCACGTCCACCACCGGGTAGCCCGCCAGCACCCCGGTCGCCAGGGATTCCTGGATGCCCTTGTCCACCGCCGGGATGAATTCCCTGGGCACCACCCCGCCCTTGACCTCGTCCAGGAAGGCGTAGCCGCCGCCCTCCTCCAGGGGCTCCAGGCGCAGCACCACATGGCCGTACTGGCCGCGACCGCCGGTCTGTTTGATGAACTTGCCCTCCACGCCGGAAACGGCCTGTCGCACCGTTTCCCGGTAGGCCACCTGGGGCTTGCCGACCCTGGCCTCGACCCCGAATTCCCGCTTCAGGCGGTCCACTATGATGTCCAGGTGCAGCTCACCCATGCCGGAGATGATGGTCTGGCCCGACTCCTCGTCGGAACGGACCCTGAAGGAGGGATCCTCCTGGGCCAGGCGGCCCAGGCCCTGGCCCAGCTTCTCCTGGTCGGCCTTGGTCTTGGGCTCTATGGCCTGGGAGATCACCGGCTCGGGGAAGCTCATCTTCTCGAGGATGATGGGGTGGTTGAGATCGCAGAGGGTGTCGCCGGTGGTGACCCCCTTGAGGCCAACGGCGGCGGCGATATCGCCGGCATGCACCTCCTTGAGTTCCTTGCGGTCGTTGGCGTGCATCTGCAGGATGCGCCCCAGCCGCTCCTTCTGGCCCTTGGTGGGGTTGTAGACGGCATCCCCCGTCCTTACCACCCCGGAGTAGACCCGGAAGAAGGTCAGGTGACCGACGAAGGGATCGGTCATGATCTTGAAGGCCAGGGCCGAGAAGGGCTCGTCGACGCTGGGGTGGCGCTCTATCTCGTGGTCCTTCTCGTCGTGGCCCCTGATGGCGGGCACATCCACCGGCGAAGGCAGGTAGTCCAGCACGGCATCCAGCAGCGCCTGCACGCCCCGGTTCTTGTAGGCGCTGCCGGCCAGCATGGGCACTATCTCGTTGCGCAGCGTCCTGGCCCTGAGGCCGGCCTTGATCTCGGCCTCGCTCAACTGCTCGCCGCCCAGGTACTTGTCCAGCAGCTCGTTGGAGCCCTCGGCGGCCGCCTCCACCATGTGCTCGCGCCATTCATTGGCCAGGGACAGCAGCGCCTCCGGGATGTCATGCTCGCTGAAGGTCACCCCCAGGCTGGCGTCGTCCCAGAGGATGGCGCGCATCTTCACCAGATCCACCACGCCGTGGAAGTCGTCTTCGGCCCCCAGGGGGATCTGCACCGGCACCGCCAGGCCCTTGAGGCGCTCGCGGATCTGCCGCTCCACCCGCAGGAAGTCGGCGCCGATCCTGTCCATCTTGTTGACGAAGGCGATGCGCGGCACCTGGTACTTGTTGGCCTGGCGCCACACCGTTTCGGACTGGGGCTGCACGGCGCCGACGGCGTCATAGACCATGACGGCGCCGTCCAGCACCCGCATGGAGCGCTCCACCTCTATGGTGAAGTCCACGTGGCCCGGGGTGTCGATGATGTTGATGCGGTGCTCGTCGAGATTGCCGGCCATGCCCTTCCAGGCGGTGCTGGTGGCCGCCGAGGTGATGGTGATGCCCCGCTCCTGCTCCTGATCCATCCAGTCCATGATGGCCGTGCCCTCGTGGACCTCCCCTATCTTGTGGCTGACCCCGGTATAGAAGAGGATGCGCTCGGTGATGGTGGTCTTGCCGGCGTCGATATGGGCGCTGATGCCGATGTTGCGGTAACGCTCCAGGGGGATCTGACTGGTCATGGCGGCTCTCCTGCTGACTCCTTTTTCAGCGTAGAAGCTTTCCCGGCGGACGAGGCCCTTCCTGATCCGGTCGTAACAGCCTAGAGTATCGGTAACTTTTGCCAGCCGAGACCGACCATGCCACGCCCCTGGGTCAATGACGCCATCCACAAGATCGAAGCCGACTTCCAGCGCAGCGCCGACACCCACCTGCTGAAACTGGCGATCCCGGCCTTCCCCGGCATCCAGCTGTACCTGAAGGACGAGTCAAGCCACCCCACCGGCAGCCTCAAGCACCGCCTGGCCCGCTCCCTGTTCCTGTACGGGCTCTGCAACGGCTGGATCACCGAAGGCAAGACCATCATAGAGGCGTCCAGCGGCTCCACGGCGGTATCCGAGGCCTACTTCGCCCGGCTGCTGGGGCTGCCCTTCATTGCCGTCATTCCCAGGGGCACCTCCAGGGAGAAGATCGCCAAGATCGAGTTCTACGGCGGCCGCTGCCACCTGGTGGACTGCCCGGCCCAGATCGACGCCGAATCCCACCGCCTGGCCAGGGAAACCGGCGGCCACTTCGTGGATCAGTTCACCTTTGCCGAACGGGCCACCGACTGGCGCGGCAACAACAACATCGCCGAGACCCTGTTCGCGCAGATGGCCCACGAGCCCCACCCCGATCCCCACTGGGTGGTGATGAGCGCCGGCACCGGCGGCACCTCGGCCACCCTGGGCCGCCATATCCGCTACGCCCGGATGAGCACCCGCCTGTGCGTGGTGGATCCGGAAAACTCCGCCTTCCACGACTTCTATCACAGCCGGGATCCCGAGATCAGGACCAGGGGCTCGCGCATCGAGGGCATAGGCCGGCCCCACGTGGAGCCCAGCTTCATGCCCGACGTCATCGACGAGATGCTGAGGGTGCCGGACGACGCCAGCCTGGCCGCCATGCTGCTGCTGGAGGAGCTGCTTGGCCGCCGGGTGGGCGGCAGCTCCGGCACCAACTTCTTCGGCGCCCTGCTGAAGGTGAAGGAGATGGCCGAAGCCGGCCTGGAGGGCTCGGTGGCCACCCTGATCTGCGACCAGGGCGAGCGCTACCTCAACACCTACTACGACGTCGACTGGCGCCGGGACCAGGGCATAGAAGTGGACAACTGGCTGCCCAAGCTGCGCCGCTTCTGGCAGCAGGGCCAGGGGCTCTGAGGCACCAGGCCCGGGTTGGCGCAAGGCACCTCTGGTGCTTTAAGATGGCCGGGTAGCTACTTTCGAGAAATGCGGATGGACAAGGCCCCCTGCGAGGCACTCAGGCTGGACAATCAGCTCTGCTTCGCCCTCTATTCCACCTCCCTGGCCATGGGCAAGCTCTACAAACCGCTGCTGGCCGAGCTGGGGCTGACCTACCCCCAGTACCTGATCATGCTGGTGCTCTGGGAGCAGGACGGCCTCACCGTCACCGAACTCAGCCAAAGGCTGGGCCAGGACAAGGGCGCCCTGAGCCCGGTCATCAAGCGCCTGGAGGCCCAGGGTCTGCTCGGCCGCAGGCGCAGCCCTGAGGACGAGCGCCGGCAGCTGCTGTGCCTGACCGACGGCGGCCTGGCTCTGAGGAGCAAGGCCGAGGCCGTGCCCAGGCAGCTGCTCTGTGCCACCGGCCTGAGTCCTGACCAGGCAAGGGCCATGAAGGCACAGCTGGAGCAGCTGCGCCAAAGCCTCCAGGACCTCATCGACTGATTCGATGGACGCCATCGAAAAACACTGTTATCGCAAAAATAGTTATTGCGATAACTTTATCCTCGTCTTCAACGAACACGAGGAAACCACCATGCAGGTACTCTACAAGGCCAGTGCCACTTCTACCGGCGGCCGCGACGGCCAGGCCATCGCCAGCGACGGCAAGCTGGACGTCCGCCTTGCCACCCCCAGGGAACTGGGCGGTGCCGGCGGTGACGGCACCAACCCCGAACAGCTGTTCGCGGCCGGTTACTCGGCCTGCTTTATCGGCGCCATGAAGTTCCTGGCCGGCCATCAGCAGCTGGCGCTGCCCAGCGATCTCAGCGTCCGCGCCGAGGTGGGCATAGGCCAGATCGAGGGCGGTTTCGGCCTGGACGTGGATCTCCATGTGACCCTGCCCGGCATGGCGCGGGAGCTGGCCGAGACCCTGGTGGCCAGGGCCCACGAGGTCTGCCCCTACTCCAACGCCACCCGCGGCAACATAGCAGTGCGCCTGCACCTGGCCGTTTAAGGCCCCGGCAGCAAAAAGCCCCCGACCGGGGGCTTTTTCATATTCCAACAATTACCGCTACCATAGGGCCATGGCGACCCCCTTCGATGACCCCGGCAGCCACTGCCGCACACTGCTCCTGACCCCGGGCCAGCACCTGTGGTCTCCCGGCGACAGGCCGAAATTTCTTGCCCATGTCGACCAGGGCCTGCTCAAGGCGGTAGTCACCTGTGACGGCGGCCGTGAGTACATCAAGGAATTCTACTGGCAGGGGGACTGCTTCCTCGATGTGCTGGGCTACCTGGCCAACGAGCAGGCCGACCATGCCGTGGTCGCGGTGGAGCCCTGCCGACTGCGCACCCTCCCCCTGCCGGCCCCGGACAGCCACGGCCCCTGGCTGGACGCCCTGTTTCGCCGTCAATTGCTGTTCAAGGAGCGCAAGGAACGGCTGCTGTTGACCCTGTCGCCACAACAACGCTACCGCCATTTCTGCCAGGAATTCCCCGAGCTGCAGCAGCGCCTGCCCGACTACCTGATCGCCGCTTACCTGGGCATCACCGCCATCAGCCTCAGCCGCATCAAGGGCCGACTTAACAAGGGATAATGAGTTGGCTTGCAAGTGGCGCTATGCTCGGCGAAAAATCACCGGAGATGCCCAGATGCAGTGGTCACTGAAATCCTTCGATGAGCTCAATGCCAGCGAGCTGTATGACTTACTGGCCCTCAGAAACCAGGTGTTCGTGGTGGAGCAGCAGTGCCCTTACCAGGACCTGGACGGCCTGGACAAGGAGGCCTGGCACCTGCTGGCTTGGCAGGATGAGCGGCTGGTGGCCTATTTGCGTCTGATAGCCCCGGATCGGCTCATGCCCGCCATGGTGGCCATTGGCCGTGTGGTCACCGCCCAAGACCAGAGGGGGACCGGCCTGGGCCACCAGCTGATGGCCCGTTGTCTTAAGGCCTGCCAGAGCTTGTGGCCAGGTGCCGGCCTCTACATGAGCGCCCAGGTCCATCTGCAGGCCTTTTATGGCCGTCATGGTTTCCAGGCCAGGGGGGAAGCCTACCTGGAAGACGACATCCCCCATATCGCCATGGAACGCTCGGCTTCCTAGCGTGCCGGCTTGCCGCCCTTGCCGCCACCGCCCTTGCCACCCCCTTTGCCGCCACCGCTGACCGTCACCTCGGCCCAGGGCGTGCAGGCGGAGCTGCCGGCGTCGTTGACGGCGCGCACGCAGTAGCGGAAGGTACCGTTGCCGCTGGCATCCACATGGCTGCTGGTGTCGGCGGCCAGGCTCGTCACGCCGTCGGCCTTCCAGCCCAGGCTGCCCTTGACCTTCTTCCAGGCTTCGCGCACCAGCTCGAAGCCGGTCTCGTTATCGCTGTTGTCCACCCAGGCCAGCGCCGCGCTGCCGTCGCCATTGTCGCTGGCACCAAGCCCGGTAGGTGCGCTTGGCGGGCCGGCCGGCGGCGCTGCCTGGCCCAGGGCGCCGGCCAGGTTGAGGCGGCCGTGCTGGGACCAGGCCGAATAGTTCTGGCCCAGGGCCCCGAACGCATCGGCGCCCTGCTCCAGGGCGTCGCGGATGGCCTGGTTGCAGGGGGTGCCGGCACTGTCCTGGCAGGTCGCCACATTGCCCAGCTGATCGCCGAAGCGGTGGGCCCAGACCAGGGCCGCGGCCCCGGCCACATGGGGGCTGGCCATGGAGGTGCCGGAATACCAGTCCAGGCAGACATCCGAAGCGGGATCGAAGGGCTCGCCGGTGATCTCCGAATAGAAGACGCACAGCTCGTTGGGCACGGTGGAGAGGATGTTCTCGCCGGGCGCCATCAACGACACCCAGTCGCCGAAGCTGGAGAAGGAGGCGCGGTCGTCGTTGCGTTCTGTGGCGCCGGTGGCGATGACCTTGTCATGGGCCGCGGGGTAAACCAAATCGCTGGTGGCGGCATTGCCGGCGGCGGCCACCAACACCAGGCCCCTGTCCCAGGCGTAGTCGAGGGCCGCGGTTTCGGTATTGGGTTGCGGCGGTGGTGAGTTGGCGGGATTGCCCTGCTCATCCACCTGGTCGCTGGCGTAACTCATGTTGATGACGTGGTAGCCGTGGTCGGCGGCATGGATGATGGCCGCCGCCGACGAGGACACCGGGCAGACGCCGAGGTAGACGTAGATCCCCAGGGGCGGCGCCAGATCGTAGAGGTATTCGAAACAGGCCTTGAGATTGCCGACCCGGCTCTGCCAGCCCACCCCGGCCACGCCGATGTCGTTGTCGGTCCTGGCGGCGGCGATGCCGGCCACATGGCTGCCGTGGGCGACCACGTCGTCCGTGGTCGCCGTATAGTCGCCGACGAAGTTCATCTGTTCGACACACTTGGCCCCGTCGCCAGGCACGGCGGCGAACTCCAGGGTGGTGCAGTCGATGCCGGTGTCCAGTATGGCTATCTTGACGGCGCTGCTGCCGGTGCTGATGTCCCAGCCCTCTGGGGCGTCGATGTCGGCATTCGGGGTGCCCACCAGGGTTGTGGCGCCGGTCTCGGGGTCGGCCAGCAGCTGGCCGTTGTTGTTCAGGCCCCACTGCTGCTCGAAGTAGTCCAGGCCCAGGCCGCCCGGGGGATCCTGGCCCTCGTCGGGCAGGCCCATCACCCGGTAATAGTCCGGCTCGGCATAGCGTACATTGGGGTTTTGCCGGTAGCGTTCGACCCTTTCCAGCACGGCACCGGCCGGCACCTGCACCAGCTGCACCTCGATGCCGGGAATGGTCCTCAGCAGATGGCCACCGGCACGGCGATGGGCAGCGGCCATGTCGGCGGCCGGGGTACCGGGCTCGAAGCGCACCAGCAGCCGATCCGGCGCAAAGGCCGGCGGCGGCTGGTCATGGACAGGCAGTTCGGGCCTGGCGCCCTGGACGGTGAAGGAAAGCAGGATCCACAGGGATCCAAGGAGCAGGGACCGCATCTTGACCTCCCGGGCGGTCGTCCGTTCGGCAGCGACCGGCCCTCAATCAGCAAGTGCCTCCCTGCAACGGCGGTCGTCCACCTCCTGGACGACCGGACAGCCCGCCGGGGCTGGCCCCTGGCGCACCCTTAAACATAGTCGCTGCGCGCCTGGCGGTGGGACGCCGTTGGCGGCACTGTGATCGCCTTATCAAGGCGCGGGCCTGACCTATAGTTGGAACAAGCAAAGCCGGGAGCCCTGCCATGAAACACCTGCTCATTCCGTCACTGCTGCTGGCCGGCTGCACCTCCCTTGGCAACACGGTGTCGGAGCAGCGCACTGCCGTGCTGGCCATGCGCGACGACACCCTGAACAGGCTCTACGAGGCCAGGCCCAGGGCCAGGGAGCAGATCCGCAGCGCCTACGGTTACGGGGTCTTCGACAGCGCCAACCAGAACCTGATCCTGCTCAGCACCAGCGGCGGTTACGGCGTGCTCAGCGACCGCAGCGGCCGCCATACCTACATGAGGATGATCGGCCTGGGGGTCGGCTTCGGGCTGGGCATCAAGGACTACCGGGAGGTGCTGATCTTCAAGGACAGGAACAGCTTCGAGCGCTTCAGGGATTTTGGCTGGGATGCCTCGGCCCAGGCCGAGGCCACCGCCAAGGCCGGGGACCAGGGCGGCGAGGCCACGGCTAACCAGTCGGTGGATCTGGATGTGATCAGCTACCAGCTCACCGAATCCGGGGTGGCGCTGCAGGCCACCATAGGCGGCGCCAAGTACTGGCAGTGGGGCGCCCTCAACGGCCGCTGAGGGGGCAAAAGCACCCAGATCTTGTATGGAGATTGACCACTGATGTCGGTAAAATGACCAGACAATGATAACTGGTTCCGCCGATGTACCCTGCCCGCACCAAGCTCTCCCTGACCTCGAACCTTGCCCTGTTGGGCCTGCTTGGCCTGCTGATGCTGCTGGTGGAATACGTCTGCGCCCTCAATGAAGCCGCCGCCCGGGAACAGCAGCGTACCCGGGTGCTGGCCCAGGTCACCGCCCTCAGGGCCACCCTGGAGGCCAAGGCCAATGCCAGCATCTACCTGGTCAGGGGCCTGGCGGCCTTCCTGCATACCCATCCGGATCCCTCCCCAGACGAGGTCGATGCCCTCCTCGCGGCCCTGCACCGGGACGGGCGCTTCGTCCGCAATATCGTGCTAGCCCCCGAGCTGGTCATGAGTGCCGTCTATCCCAGGGCCGGCAACGAGGCCGTGCTGGGGGTGGCCTATCGTTCCCTGCCCGGCCAATGGCCCTATGTCGAGAAGGCGGTGACCCTGAGGGAAACGGTGCTGGACGGCCCTGTCGATCTGATCCAGGGTGGCCGGGGCATCATCAACAGGACCCCGGTGTTCAGGGCCGACGGCAGCCTCTGGGGACTGATCAGCATGGTGATGGACATCGATACCCTGCTGCAGACGGCCGACTTCGACCAGGCCGCCCGGGAGCTGGCCCTGTACCTGCACAACCCCAACAAGGAGGGCGGTCACATCAAGGGCGATCGCCGCCTGCTCGACGGTGACCATATCAGCGTCCCCCTTTACCTGCACAACGAGCGCTGGGAGCTGGCCGCCCGGCCGCAAGGCGGCTGGCTGGCCCAGCCCTTCTTCAACGCCACCCGCCTGACCGGCTGGATCCTGGCGCTGCTGTTCGGCACCCTGGTTTACGTGGTGCTGCGTGAACACAGGCTCAGCCAGTACCTGGCCCACCACGATGCCCTGACCCGGCTGCCCAACAGGCGCTATTTCATGGCCAAGCTGGACGAATGCCTCGCCCAGTACCGGCACAAGGGCAGCCACTTCACCCTCTGCTACCTGGATCTCAATGGCTTCAAGCCCCTCAACGACCGCCTTGGTCACGAGGCCGGCGACGCGGTACTGAAGGAAGTCGCGGCCAGGTTGATCTCGGCCGCCCGGGACGGCGACTTCGTGGCCCGGATCGGTGGCGATGAATTCGTGCTGTTGTTACCCGGCCTTGGCGACGGGCCGGAAGAGGAAGCCATGGCTGGCCGGCTGACGGCCGCCGTCGAGGCGCCCCTGCATTTCCAGGGGCAAGCACTCAGGATCGGGGTTTCCCTTGGCATGGCCAGGCCGGCACCGACCACGGTCAATGGTGACGAGCTTATCCGCCACGCCGACACGGCCATGTACCGGCACAAGGCCGGCTGAATTATTTCTTGACCCAGCGACCAGACTTGTCGCGGATGAACTGCCCCCTGGGGGCACGGGCGATGGCCTTTTGGCCGGCCAGCTTGGCCACCTGCTCCAGCGACACGCCGTTCTTCCTGGCGATCTCGATATAGGCCTGGCGGCGCTTGGCGTTGATGTCCTGGACCAGGGCCACCACCTGGGGGCTG belongs to Gallaecimonas sp. GXIMD4217 and includes:
- a CDS encoding diguanylate cyclase, which encodes MYPARTKLSLTSNLALLGLLGLLMLLVEYVCALNEAAAREQQRTRVLAQVTALRATLEAKANASIYLVRGLAAFLHTHPDPSPDEVDALLAALHRDGRFVRNIVLAPELVMSAVYPRAGNEAVLGVAYRSLPGQWPYVEKAVTLRETVLDGPVDLIQGGRGIINRTPVFRADGSLWGLISMVMDIDTLLQTADFDQAARELALYLHNPNKEGGHIKGDRRLLDGDHISVPLYLHNERWELAARPQGGWLAQPFFNATRLTGWILALLFGTLVYVVLREHRLSQYLAHHDALTRLPNRRYFMAKLDECLAQYRHKGSHFTLCYLDLNGFKPLNDRLGHEAGDAVLKEVAARLISAARDGDFVARIGGDEFVLLLPGLGDGPEEEAMAGRLTAAVEAPLHFQGQALRIGVSLGMARPAPTTVNGDELIRHADTAMYRHKAG
- a CDS encoding YdbL family protein, with product MKHWSKMLALLPLLICAQAFALGLGEAKSQGLVGEQPDGYLGIVQSSPQVVALVQDINAKRRQAYIEIARKNGVSLEQVAKLAGQKAIARAPRGQFIRDKSGRWVKK